In Cloacibacterium caeni, a single window of DNA contains:
- a CDS encoding IS4 family transposase, with product MSVFKDHKISLKQVLEFIPEALLTHLSATSKVDHYSKVLHGKKMFYLLLFCIFDNEKLSQRTLEDTFNSSGFKALFGLGEEEKVRRSSISERLSKIDSNYFKEIYEQMYGRFSELYSKTEIEKYNLIRVDSTIVADTCAKLKEGIDQKSGKKLVKFSFSFDGILPSGVEVFTGQKYSSEEAALPEAILKQVKKEEHHENIYVIDRGLQSTRVMKDFDEKSVKFIIRSKENRKFEEIESFLDGKKSQKWDDWEVMKDSKVKLYTGKPVLNKRGNIHHREEKVETCFRLVVIKNEKKDKEFWFLTNEFELSAKEIADYYRKRWDIEVFFRFLKQELNLSHLVSMNKNGIEVMIYMTMIASMLLLIYKKVNDLGYKTAKRRIAMEIRDMITAILIIFAGGNPDKVFKT from the coding sequence ATGTCAGTTTTTAAAGACCACAAAATCTCCCTCAAGCAAGTTTTGGAGTTTATTCCCGAAGCGCTTTTAACCCATCTTTCTGCAACTTCTAAAGTAGACCACTATAGCAAAGTGCTTCACGGTAAGAAAATGTTTTATTTGCTTTTATTTTGTATTTTTGATAATGAAAAATTAAGCCAAAGAACCTTAGAAGACACCTTTAACAGCAGTGGTTTCAAAGCCTTGTTTGGTTTGGGTGAAGAGGAAAAAGTACGCAGAAGTTCTATCTCTGAAAGGCTTTCCAAAATCGATTCCAATTATTTTAAAGAAATTTACGAGCAGATGTACGGAAGGTTTTCTGAACTTTATTCGAAGACCGAAATCGAAAAGTACAACCTAATCAGGGTTGACAGCACCATTGTTGCCGATACCTGCGCCAAACTCAAAGAAGGAATCGACCAGAAAAGTGGGAAGAAACTGGTGAAATTCAGTTTTTCATTTGATGGAATTTTGCCTTCAGGTGTCGAAGTCTTTACTGGACAAAAATATTCGTCAGAGGAAGCCGCACTTCCCGAAGCTATTCTGAAACAAGTAAAAAAAGAAGAACATCACGAGAATATTTACGTGATAGACAGGGGTTTGCAATCCACAAGAGTGATGAAAGATTTTGATGAAAAATCGGTAAAATTCATTATCCGAAGTAAAGAAAACCGCAAATTTGAAGAAATAGAATCTTTTCTTGATGGAAAAAAATCTCAAAAATGGGATGACTGGGAAGTGATGAAAGACAGCAAAGTAAAGCTTTACACTGGAAAACCAGTTTTGAATAAACGTGGGAATATTCATCATCGTGAAGAAAAAGTAGAAACTTGTTTCCGACTAGTAGTCATCAAAAACGAAAAAAAAGACAAAGAATTTTGGTTTTTGACCAATGAATTTGAACTTTCGGCAAAAGAAATTGCAGATTATTACAGAAAACGTTGGGATATTGAAGTGTTTTTTAGATTCCTAAAGCAGGAACTCAATCTAAGTCATTTGGTATCAATGAACAAAAACGGAATCGAAGTAATGATTTATATGACCATGATTGCTTCTATGCTACTTCTGATTTATAAAAAAGTAAACGATTTGGGATACAAAACCGCCAAAAGACGTATTGCAATGGAAATTCGGGATATGATTACCGCTATATTAATCATTTTTGCTGGAGGAAATCCCGACAAGGTTTTTAAAACTTAA